The stretch of DNA GGGGAACCACCAGCGGGGAACGCTCGCGGTACTCGATGCCGCGGTTTTCCATGTTGGTGCCGCCGATGCCGCGCATGATGCCTTCGATGATCTTTTCCTCGAAGGTCTTGTCGTCCTCGTCCTCGTCATCAGCCGCGCGCAACGGTCCGGCGGCCATCACGAGGCCAACGCCGAGGGCAATGGCAGCAAACCGCAGGGCCCGGCTCAGCGAGCTGGTCTGCAGCATCCAAAAGCGGGCTTCGGTCTCGCGCATCGCGCTGTTCCCATTCACAATTTCTGCAACACGCGGGGGCCGGCTTAAGGGGCGTGATGGCTCCATACCGCAGGGGTTCGTATCGGCTGGGATCAGGGCGCTTTTGCGGCGGGTACCCCCAGGAACGAGTCATACAATAGGCCCGCTACCCCGGCAACAATGGCCACATCCGCCAGGTTAAACACGTACCAATTGAAGGTTTTTTCCCCGATCTCGATATGGAACAGGGCGAAATCGACCACCGCGCCATAGAGGAAGCGGTCGATGCCGTTGCCGACCGCGCCGCCGATGATCAGACCGAGCGCCAGCGTCGCCAGCAGCGTGCTGGAGCGCGCCATCCAGATCCCCAGCACGATCACGGCGATCGCCTTGACCGCTATCAGCGCGACCTGGGCGAGCTGGTTGTCGGTCTGGAACCAGCCAAAACTGATCCCGACGTTCCAGGCCAGCACCAGGTCGAAGAACGGCGTGACCCTGACCACGCCGCGCCGGGCAAGGTCGAATGTGTAGAGCAGCCAGAGCTTTGAGGCCTGATCGATCACCAGCGTCGCGATCGCGGCAAGGGCGCCGGCGCGGAGGTGAGGGGTCACGGGGCGTTCCTTGCCGGACACTTATCTGGCCTTCTTTTTCTTCTTTTTTGACCTGGTCGCCGGCGGCTTCTTTGCCGGCTTCCTGGTCGTCTTTTTCTTCTTTGCCTTCTTGGCAGCCATCTTTGTGGCCGCCTTCTTGGCCCCCTTCGCTGCCGAAGCGGTCTTTTTAGATTTGGCAGCCTTCTTGGCCTTGGCTTTCCTGGCTACGGCTTTCTCTACCGCGGCTTTCTTAGTCTTGGCCTTGTTGGCTTTGGCCTTTTTGGCATTGGGCTTTTTGGTATTGGGTTTCCTGGCTTCGGCTTCAATGGCCTTCTCGGCTTCGACAGTCTTCTTGGCTGCGGCGACCTTGGCGACCTGTTTGGTTTTGACCGGTCGTTTGGCTTCCTCAGCCTCCGAGCTTTCCGAAGTCTTCCTGGCCCTGACTTTCTTGTCGGGCTTAGCAGCCGTGACGTTTTCCGAACCGGCTTGCTCAGGCGTTTCCTTTAATACCTGCGCTTGCTCGACGGGTTGCGTATCGATCAATCCGACAGGCTCGGCGGGCGCTTCGACGGCTTCAACCGGCTTCTCGCCTTCGGCAAGCGCCTTCCACTCGCGCAAGGCCTGCGCATCGCGCGGGGAGACGTCGGGATACTCGGCGTCTTCACCGACGGTCGGCAGGATCTTCCACGACCGGGCGCATTTGGTGCCCACGGCCTTTTCGACCACGACGGCGACACCGGGTACGTCGGCGAGGGTGAACGCGCCGGCCGGCGCGTCGTCGTTGGTCGCCATCGCGTTCGAGGTGATGCAGACTTCGGCGAGGTCGACGTCGAACAGCGTGTTGAAGATGTTCTTGTCCGACACATAGACCAAGGGCGAAGCCTCGAGCGAGGAGCCGATGTTCTTGGCGGCGCGTTCGAGCTCGAGCGCACCGGTGACCACGCGCCTGACGTCGCGGATGGTTTCCCACTTCGCGGCGAGTGCGTCGTCGCGGAATTGGTCGAAGCCTTCCGGGAACAGCGTCAGGTGCACCGAGGCTTCCGCATTCGGCCGGTACATCCGCCAAGCCTCCTCGCAGGTGAAGCTGAGCACCGGCGCCAGCCAGCGCAGGATCGCATCGCAGATGATGTCGATGGCGGTCAGCGCCGCCTTGCGCGTGACCGAGGACGGCGGATCGCAATACAGCGCGTCCTTGCGGATATCGAAATAGAACGCCGACAATTCGGTGTTCATGAACGCCGCAAGCGTCGCGACCACCGTCTTGTAGTCGAACTCGGCATAGGCCTGGCGCACGATGGAAGCGCGTTTCGCCAGCTCGTGCAGCATCAAGCGTTCCAGCTCGGGCATGTCGGCGTGCGCGACCGCGTCGGCCGGATCGAAATGATGCAGCGTGCCGAGCATCCAGCGGATCGAGTTGCGCAGCTTGCGGTAGGTCTCGATGGTGTTCTTGAGGATCTCGGGGCCGATGCGCTGGTCGTCGGCATAGTCGGTGGCGCAGACCCAGAGGCGGAGGATATCCGCGCCCGAATCCTTCATCACCTTCTGCGGCTCGACGGTGTTGCCGAGCGACTTCGACATCTTGCGGCCGTTCTCG from Bradyrhizobium sp. AZCC 1693 encodes:
- the lspA gene encoding signal peptidase II, with protein sequence MTPHLRAGALAAIATLVIDQASKLWLLYTFDLARRGVVRVTPFFDLVLAWNVGISFGWFQTDNQLAQVALIAVKAIAVIVLGIWMARSSTLLATLALGLIIGGAVGNGIDRFLYGAVVDFALFHIEIGEKTFNWYVFNLADVAIVAGVAGLLYDSFLGVPAAKAP